One segment of Nocardioides sp. QY071 DNA contains the following:
- a CDS encoding response regulator transcription factor, translated as MSEPISVLLVDDQELFREGVRVIVDAQDGMEVVGTAGDGVEAVRLVDELTPDVVLMDIRMPEMDGVEATRQIFLPDRAARREKPVRVVVLTTFNLDDRAATAIRYGASGFLLKGTTPVMLRDAIRTVHAGNAVLAPADLSTLLDQQFRAVAAPPASYLGLTDKEREVFAAVARGLSNQEIAGQVFLSESTVKTHVGAILRKLGLRDRVQIVVFAHEHGLVG; from the coding sequence GTGAGCGAGCCGATCAGCGTCCTGCTCGTCGACGACCAGGAGCTCTTCCGCGAGGGCGTCCGGGTGATCGTCGACGCCCAGGACGGGATGGAGGTCGTCGGCACTGCGGGCGACGGGGTCGAGGCCGTGCGCCTGGTCGACGAGCTCACGCCCGACGTCGTGCTGATGGACATCCGGATGCCCGAGATGGACGGCGTCGAGGCGACCCGGCAGATCTTCCTGCCCGACCGCGCCGCCCGCCGCGAGAAGCCGGTCCGCGTCGTCGTGCTCACCACCTTCAACCTCGACGACCGCGCCGCGACCGCGATCAGGTACGGCGCCAGCGGGTTCCTCCTCAAGGGCACCACCCCGGTCATGCTGCGCGACGCGATCCGCACCGTGCACGCCGGCAACGCCGTGCTCGCGCCGGCCGATCTGTCCACGCTGCTGGACCAGCAGTTCCGGGCGGTGGCCGCCCCGCCGGCGTCGTACCTCGGCCTCACCGACAAGGAGCGCGAGGTCTTCGCCGCCGTGGCCCGCGGGCTGTCGAACCAGGAGATCGCCGGGCAGGTGTTCCTCAGCGAGTCGACCGTGAAGACGCACGTCGGCGCGATCCTGCGCAAGCTCGGGCTGCGCGACCGCGTCCAGATCGTGGTGTTCGCCCACGAGCACGGGCTGGTCGGCTGA
- a CDS encoding histidine kinase: protein MNRAERWLPDVIAGAAAFVIGLLEIGRSYDASRWPALVVVIGVAVAVGLSRRLPAAALAVAWGTGIVQVAVGVDPMLTEMLLAVVAFGCARWGWPPTVWLSGLSIPLSAVIAVLMWSPYAFYDALRLLGVDRLAIDSYSRYDWRLAAGLVGFALLATPWLLGLALRFAARSQDSRRSQVAAEAQRDQAEEIARLREEQAQLARDVHDVVGHSLAVILAQAESAQYLEDADTQGLKTTMANIAGSARSSLEDVRQVLSSTSDTTTQAAQQTDLDSLVDGVRASGHEVVTTEVGTPQPMPPELAVVAFRVLQEMLTNAIKHGRRDQPVHVERHWEGDLRIEVQNAVLPGDSPGGGQGLDGMRRRLEAVGGRLDVRRRADPPTFTATAWVPVRNR, encoded by the coding sequence GTGAACCGTGCCGAGCGCTGGCTGCCGGACGTGATCGCGGGGGCGGCCGCCTTCGTGATCGGGCTGCTCGAGATCGGGCGGTCCTACGACGCCAGCCGGTGGCCCGCACTGGTGGTCGTGATCGGCGTCGCGGTCGCGGTCGGGCTGTCCCGGCGCCTACCCGCCGCCGCGCTCGCGGTCGCCTGGGGCACCGGGATCGTGCAGGTCGCGGTCGGCGTCGACCCGATGCTCACCGAGATGCTGCTCGCGGTGGTCGCGTTCGGCTGCGCGCGCTGGGGCTGGCCGCCGACCGTCTGGCTCAGCGGCCTCTCTATCCCCCTCAGCGCAGTGATCGCGGTCCTGATGTGGTCGCCGTACGCGTTCTACGACGCGCTGCGGCTGCTCGGCGTCGACCGGCTCGCCATCGACTCCTACAGCCGCTACGACTGGCGCCTGGCCGCGGGCCTCGTCGGCTTCGCGCTACTGGCGACGCCGTGGCTGCTCGGCCTGGCGCTCCGCTTCGCCGCCCGGTCGCAGGACTCGCGCCGCTCGCAGGTCGCGGCCGAGGCGCAGCGCGACCAGGCCGAGGAGATCGCCCGGCTGCGCGAGGAGCAGGCCCAGCTGGCGCGCGACGTGCACGACGTCGTCGGCCACTCGCTGGCGGTGATCCTCGCGCAGGCCGAGTCCGCGCAGTACCTCGAGGACGCCGACACCCAGGGACTCAAGACCACGATGGCCAACATCGCGGGCTCCGCGCGCTCCTCGCTCGAGGACGTCCGGCAGGTGCTCTCCTCGACGTCCGACACCACCACCCAGGCGGCCCAGCAGACCGACCTCGACAGCCTGGTCGACGGCGTGCGGGCGAGCGGGCACGAGGTGGTCACCACCGAGGTCGGTACGCCGCAGCCGATGCCGCCCGAGCTCGCGGTCGTTGCGTTCCGGGTCCTGCAGGAGATGCTGACCAACGCGATCAAGCACGGCCGGCGCGACCAGCCGGTCCACGTCGAGCGGCACTGGGAGGGCGACTTGCGGATCGAGGTCCAGAACGCCGTACTTCCGGGGGACTCTCCCGGTGGAGGACAGGGACTGGACGGGATGCGGCGCCGCCTGGAGGCGGTCGGCGGCCGGCTCGACGTACGCCGCCGGGCGGATCCGCCGACCTTCACGGCGACCGCCTGGGTGCCGGTGAGGAACCGGTGA
- a CDS encoding D-alanine--D-alanine ligase family protein translates to MRTRVAVIGGGQNCEHDVSLASAASVAGALDPATYDVVPLTIGRDGTWRDRGLRPIGLSGAAQVLRGCDVVFPVVHGPRGEDGALAALCELAGLPYVGSGIRPGALAMDKWATKLVARAVGIAVAPGVLVTAATAAHLRWTRPVVVKPVAAGSSQGVTRVDVPDALQPALDAAFALDDRVLVEDVVVGREVDVAVLKRADGSLFVPPALEIVADGIFDYDAKYGGHADFRLPAQLDEVDAKALRHAATEVFDALGCAGVARVDFFLTGDGPVLNEVNTMPGMTAHSQAPRMFAAGGMTYAELLDELVRSAHR, encoded by the coding sequence GTGAGGACCCGGGTGGCCGTCATCGGCGGCGGGCAGAACTGCGAGCACGACGTCTCCCTCGCCTCCGCGGCCTCGGTCGCCGGCGCGCTCGACCCGGCGACGTACGACGTCGTTCCGCTCACCATCGGCCGCGACGGCACCTGGCGCGACCGCGGCCTGCGCCCGATCGGGCTCAGTGGCGCGGCGCAGGTGCTGCGCGGCTGCGACGTGGTGTTCCCGGTCGTGCACGGACCGCGCGGGGAGGACGGGGCACTGGCCGCGCTGTGCGAGCTCGCCGGCCTGCCGTACGTCGGCAGCGGCATCCGACCCGGCGCCCTCGCGATGGACAAGTGGGCGACCAAGCTGGTCGCCCGGGCGGTCGGGATCGCCGTCGCCCCCGGTGTGCTCGTCACCGCCGCAACGGCCGCGCACCTGCGCTGGACCCGGCCGGTGGTGGTCAAGCCGGTCGCGGCCGGCTCGAGCCAGGGCGTCACCCGGGTCGACGTACCCGATGCGTTGCAGCCCGCGCTCGACGCCGCCTTCGCGCTCGACGACCGCGTGCTCGTCGAGGACGTCGTGGTCGGTCGCGAGGTCGACGTGGCCGTGCTGAAGCGAGCAGACGGCAGCCTGTTCGTCCCGCCGGCGCTGGAGATCGTGGCCGACGGGATCTTCGACTACGACGCGAAGTACGGCGGCCACGCGGACTTCCGGCTCCCGGCCCAGCTCGACGAGGTCGATGCCAAGGCGCTGCGGCACGCGGCCACCGAGGTGTTCGACGCACTCGGCTGCGCGGGCGTCGCACGGGTCGACTTCTTCCTCACCGGCGACGGGCCGGTGCTCAACGAGGTGAACACGATGCCCGGCATGACCGCGCACTCGCAGGCGCCGCGGATGTTCGCCGCCGGCGGGATGACGTACGCCGAGCTCCTCGACGAGCTCGTCCGCTCCGCCCACCGATGA
- the alr gene encoding alanine racemase, with product MTTTPRLTVDLAAVARNTSTLAARTTGELMAVVKADGFGHGAADVARTALAHGATRLGVTSLAEAFALREAGLVVPVLSWLNPVDADFPAAVVHDVDVAVPSLAHLAAVAAAPGKARIHLHVDAGMARDGAEPTEWAALCRAARRAEQRGEVEVVGVMGHLGCADDPADACNARGRTRFSWAVEVARGAGLRPRVRHLAATAATLTDPRSHHTMSRVGAGLVGIDPSRTTVLEPALTLTAPLVQVRRVRAGTPVGYGHAHRTARATHLGLIPLGYADGLPRVASDRAEVLVRGVRCPVVGRISMDQVVVDLGADGAGAGEIATVFGPGTRGEPTVAEWAAWAGTIEHEVVTGIGARVPRLTRAAAHLRSLA from the coding sequence ATGACCACGACGCCCCGGCTCACCGTCGACCTGGCCGCCGTCGCGCGCAACACCAGTACCCTCGCGGCCCGCACCACCGGCGAGCTGATGGCCGTGGTCAAGGCCGACGGGTTCGGCCACGGTGCGGCCGACGTCGCCCGGACCGCGCTCGCCCACGGCGCCACCCGGCTCGGGGTCACCAGCCTCGCCGAGGCGTTCGCGCTGCGCGAGGCGGGCCTCGTCGTACCTGTCCTCAGCTGGCTCAACCCGGTCGACGCCGACTTCCCCGCGGCCGTCGTCCACGACGTCGACGTCGCCGTCCCGAGCCTCGCCCACCTCGCTGCGGTCGCCGCCGCGCCCGGCAAGGCGCGGATCCACCTCCATGTCGACGCCGGCATGGCGCGCGACGGCGCCGAGCCCACCGAGTGGGCCGCGCTGTGCCGGGCCGCTCGTCGCGCCGAGCAGCGCGGCGAGGTCGAGGTCGTCGGTGTGATGGGGCATCTCGGCTGTGCCGACGACCCCGCCGACGCCTGCAACGCCCGCGGGCGGACCCGGTTCTCGTGGGCCGTCGAGGTCGCGCGCGGCGCCGGGCTGCGGCCCCGCGTCCGGCACCTGGCCGCCACCGCCGCGACCCTCACCGACCCGCGCAGCCACCACACGATGAGCCGCGTCGGTGCCGGCCTGGTCGGCATCGACCCGTCCCGCACGACCGTGCTGGAGCCGGCGCTGACGCTCACCGCGCCGCTGGTGCAGGTACGACGCGTCCGGGCCGGCACCCCTGTCGGCTACGGCCACGCCCACCGCACCGCCCGTGCCACGCACCTCGGCCTGATCCCGCTCGGGTACGCCGACGGCCTGCCGCGCGTCGCGTCCGACCGCGCCGAGGTGCTGGTCCGCGGAGTCCGCTGCCCCGTCGTCGGCCGGATCTCGATGGACCAGGTGGTCGTCGACCTCGGCGCGGACGGAGCGGGGGCCGGCGAGATCGCCACCGTCTTCGGCCCGGGCACGCGTGGCGAGCCGACCGTCGCCGAGTGGGCGGCGTGGGCCGGCACCATCGAGCACGAGGTGGTCACCGGGATCGGCGCGCGCGTCCCGCGGCTCACCCGCGCCGCCGCCCACCTGCGGAGCCTGGCGTGA
- a CDS encoding M15 family metallopeptidase, translated as MTILLSDPRVRAVPVAECGEPLVRVPHDLSPAGALVRADLADRLVAADRLLPAGIRLRVVEGFRPVEEQRAIVASYGAELAALHPGIGDKALERLTSRFVAPVDVAPHVAGAAVDLTLVDITGDELDLGTPIDATPEESDGRCWFAAAGIGQDARAHRTLLARVLRSQGLVNYPTEWWHWSFGDRYWALLTDAPHALYGPLASAVAA; from the coding sequence ATGACGATCCTGCTGTCCGATCCCCGCGTCCGTGCGGTTCCCGTGGCCGAGTGCGGCGAGCCGCTGGTGCGCGTCCCGCACGACCTCTCGCCCGCCGGCGCCCTGGTCCGCGCGGACCTGGCGGACCGGCTGGTCGCGGCCGACCGGCTGCTGCCGGCCGGCATCCGGCTGCGGGTGGTCGAGGGGTTCCGGCCGGTCGAGGAGCAGCGCGCCATCGTGGCGTCGTACGGCGCCGAGCTGGCCGCGCTGCACCCGGGCATCGGGGACAAGGCGCTCGAGCGGCTGACCAGCCGGTTCGTGGCGCCGGTCGACGTGGCGCCGCACGTGGCGGGGGCGGCGGTCGACCTCACGCTGGTCGACATCACCGGCGACGAGCTCGACCTCGGTACGCCGATCGACGCGACCCCCGAGGAGAGCGACGGGCGGTGCTGGTTCGCGGCCGCGGGGATCGGCCAGGACGCGCGGGCCCACCGCACCCTGCTGGCGCGGGTGCTGCGCTCCCAGGGGCTGGTGAACTATCCGACGGAGTGGTGGCACTGGAGCTTCGGCGACCGGTACTGGGCACTGCTCACCGACGCGCCGCACGCGCTGTACGGCCCGCTCGCGTCGGCGGTCGCGGCGTGA
- a CDS encoding DUF4153 domain-containing protein, whose protein sequence is MSDQYVGGAGERRAQPLVGVRSIKVKLGLLVAASATVAALVAALGRSDGVPTWLTIPVTIGLALALTQLLAVGMTSPLRQMTAAARRMATGDYAVRVPDTARDEVGELARAFNTMARDLAGVDRQRRELVANVSHELRTPLAGLRAVLENVVDGVAPDDPAVLATALTQAERMSRLVEDLLDLARVDAGRAPLAARPVPLATLLMDAVAEAEALGRGVTYDVRVTPPGLVVTADPARLHQLVANLLDNASRHSPSGGSVVVRAEVAGQRYRIEVRDSGPGIPAADRERVFEPFGTLAASAGTGSTGLGLAIARWVTDLHGGTIGFLDPADGSSGARVRVDLPLEPAARPAAVPIQEAPVSTPTAPSPAPSPAPVSPPPSITDDLLGGFWPERGVPARPALLLGALGAGLLGGLVLPERALGIGTFLVLLAAGAVVLGASRDRRDPFTVACAGLCVLLAATSVVRAAEWVVVLCLLAGGGVCVIGVTRGRSLGGFLLSGLMWPVAGLRGMPWLGRTIGAIPVVGHGAALLRTLVWSVLGLVVFGALFASADALVAEWVDALLPDLTIDTFVLRAFVTVAVGGTVLAAAYLSLNPPRVDRATTGPRSVARRYEWLAPVLVVVAVFAVFLVAQATVVFGGHAYLQRTTGLTYAEYVHEGFAQLTVATALTLLVIAVAGRKAPRETASDRLWLRVALGALCAETLVVVASALYRMDVYQEAYGFTRLRLLVDVFEGWLGVLVLAVVVSGIGLRGAWLARFALISGVVGLLGLALVNPDAWIARHNLDRYDETGRVDWFYLRDLSDDAVPVLAELTGNDRVCALAGREVGGDDWLEWNLGRARADHALEGTGTIALDPDLPCPTSTD, encoded by the coding sequence ATGAGCGACCAATACGTAGGGGGCGCGGGCGAACGGAGGGCACAGCCGCTGGTCGGCGTCCGCTCGATCAAGGTCAAGCTCGGCCTGCTCGTCGCTGCCAGCGCCACGGTCGCCGCGCTGGTCGCGGCCCTCGGCCGCTCCGACGGCGTCCCCACCTGGCTGACGATCCCCGTCACCATCGGTCTCGCGCTGGCGCTGACGCAGCTGCTCGCGGTCGGGATGACCTCTCCGCTGCGGCAGATGACCGCCGCGGCCCGGCGGATGGCGACCGGCGACTACGCCGTCCGCGTCCCCGACACCGCCCGCGACGAGGTCGGCGAGCTGGCCCGCGCGTTCAACACGATGGCCCGCGACCTCGCCGGCGTCGACCGCCAGCGGCGCGAGCTGGTCGCCAACGTCAGCCACGAGCTGCGCACCCCGCTCGCCGGGCTGCGGGCGGTCCTCGAGAACGTGGTGGACGGCGTCGCACCCGACGATCCGGCGGTGCTGGCCACGGCGCTCACCCAGGCCGAGCGGATGAGCCGGCTGGTCGAGGACCTGCTCGACCTCGCCCGGGTCGACGCCGGCCGGGCGCCGCTCGCAGCCCGCCCCGTCCCGCTCGCCACGCTGCTGATGGACGCGGTCGCGGAGGCCGAGGCGCTCGGGCGCGGCGTGACGTACGACGTGCGCGTCACCCCACCCGGGCTCGTCGTCACCGCCGACCCGGCCCGCCTGCACCAGCTGGTCGCCAACCTGCTCGACAACGCCTCGCGGCACAGTCCTTCCGGCGGGTCCGTCGTCGTGCGGGCCGAGGTCGCGGGGCAGCGGTACCGGATCGAGGTCCGCGACTCCGGCCCCGGCATCCCCGCGGCCGACCGCGAGCGCGTCTTCGAGCCGTTCGGCACCCTCGCCGCGTCCGCCGGGACGGGGAGCACCGGGCTCGGTCTCGCCATCGCGCGGTGGGTCACCGACCTGCACGGCGGCACCATCGGCTTCCTCGACCCGGCCGACGGGAGCAGCGGCGCCCGGGTCCGGGTCGACCTGCCGCTCGAACCCGCGGCCCGACCGGCCGCCGTACCGATCCAGGAGGCACCCGTGTCCACTCCCACCGCCCCATCGCCCGCCCCGTCGCCCGCCCCGGTCTCCCCACCCCCGTCGATCACCGACGACCTGCTCGGCGGCTTCTGGCCCGAGCGCGGTGTCCCGGCCCGCCCGGCCCTGCTGCTCGGCGCGCTCGGTGCCGGCCTGCTCGGCGGTCTGGTCCTGCCCGAGCGGGCGCTGGGCATCGGCACCTTCCTGGTCCTCCTCGCCGCCGGTGCCGTCGTGCTCGGCGCCAGCCGCGACCGACGCGACCCGTTCACGGTGGCCTGCGCGGGACTGTGCGTGCTGCTCGCCGCGACGTCCGTCGTACGCGCCGCCGAATGGGTGGTGGTGCTCTGCCTGCTCGCCGGGGGCGGCGTGTGCGTGATCGGCGTGACCCGCGGGCGCAGCCTGGGCGGGTTCCTGCTGTCCGGCCTGATGTGGCCGGTCGCCGGGCTGCGCGGGATGCCGTGGCTGGGGCGGACGATCGGTGCGATCCCGGTCGTCGGGCACGGCGCGGCGCTGCTGCGCACACTGGTCTGGTCCGTGCTCGGGCTGGTCGTCTTCGGCGCGCTGTTCGCCTCCGCCGACGCCCTCGTCGCGGAGTGGGTCGACGCGCTGCTGCCCGACCTCACCATCGACACCTTCGTGCTGCGGGCCTTCGTGACCGTCGCCGTCGGCGGGACGGTGCTCGCCGCGGCGTACCTCTCCCTCAACCCGCCGCGCGTCGACCGCGCCACCACCGGCCCCCGTTCGGTGGCGCGCCGCTACGAGTGGCTCGCCCCGGTCCTCGTCGTCGTCGCCGTCTTCGCGGTCTTCCTCGTCGCGCAGGCGACGGTCGTCTTCGGCGGGCACGCCTACCTGCAGCGCACGACCGGCCTGACGTACGCCGAGTACGTCCACGAGGGCTTCGCCCAGCTCACCGTGGCCACCGCCCTCACCCTGCTCGTGATCGCCGTCGCCGGCCGCAAGGCCCCGCGCGAGACGGCCTCCGACCGGCTCTGGCTGCGGGTCGCGCTCGGCGCGCTGTGCGCCGAGACCCTGGTCGTCGTCGCGTCCGCGCTGTACCGGATGGACGTCTACCAGGAGGCCTACGGCTTCACCCGGCTGCGCCTGCTCGTCGATGTCTTCGAGGGCTGGCTCGGAGTCCTGGTGCTCGCCGTCGTGGTCAGCGGCATCGGGCTGCGTGGCGCCTGGCTCGCCCGGTTCGCGCTGATCAGCGGCGTCGTCGGCCTGCTCGGTCTGGCCCTCGTCAACCCGGACGCCTGGATCGCCCGCCACAACCTGGACCGGTACGACGAGACCGGTCGCGTCGACTGGTTCTACCTCCGCGACCTCTCCGACGACGCCGTCCCGGTGCTCGCCGAGCTCACCGGCAACGACCGGGTCTGCGCGCTCGCGGGCCGCGAGGTCGGTGGGGACGACTGGCTGGAGTGGAACCTGGGGCGGGCCCGGGCCGACCACGCGCTGGAGGGCACCGGCACGATCGCCCTGGATCCCGACCTGCCCTGCCCCACGTCCACGGACTGA
- a CDS encoding response regulator transcription factor, whose amino-acid sequence MESVRRLVLVVEDDPVINQAVADRLQAEGYDVVRAFDGPGAVAAHAEHAPDLVLLDVMLPGYDGHEACRRIQADRPVPVLMLTARADEADVLVGLGVGADDYLTKPFRMRELVARVAALLRRVDRATELAGRKALELGDLRVDAPARRVWRGDEEVRLTPTEFDLLLCLAATPGAVVTREKLLAEVWGWAGATGTRTVDSHVKGLRAKVGADLVRTAHGVGYALEVPAFRTPYGLVEE is encoded by the coding sequence ATGGAGAGCGTGCGCCGCCTGGTCCTCGTCGTCGAGGACGACCCGGTCATCAACCAGGCGGTCGCGGACCGCCTCCAGGCCGAGGGGTACGACGTCGTCCGCGCCTTCGACGGTCCCGGCGCGGTGGCGGCGCACGCCGAGCACGCGCCGGACCTGGTGCTGCTCGACGTGATGCTGCCCGGCTACGACGGGCACGAGGCGTGCCGCCGGATCCAGGCCGACCGGCCGGTGCCGGTGCTGATGCTCACCGCCCGCGCGGACGAGGCCGACGTGCTGGTCGGGCTCGGGGTCGGGGCGGACGACTACCTGACCAAGCCGTTCCGGATGCGCGAGCTGGTCGCCCGGGTGGCTGCGCTGCTGCGGCGCGTGGACCGCGCCACGGAGCTGGCCGGCCGCAAGGCGCTGGAGCTGGGTGACCTGCGGGTCGACGCACCTGCCCGGCGGGTGTGGCGCGGCGACGAGGAGGTGCGGCTCACGCCGACCGAGTTCGACCTGCTGCTGTGCCTCGCGGCGACGCCGGGTGCCGTCGTGACCCGCGAGAAGCTGCTCGCCGAGGTGTGGGGGTGGGCCGGTGCGACCGGGACCCGCACCGTGGACAGCCACGTGAAGGGGCTGCGGGCCAAGGTCGGCGCCGACCTGGTCCGTACGGCGCACGGGGTGGGCTATGCGCTCGAGGTGCCGGCGTTCCGCACCCCCTACGGATTGGTCGAGGAATAG
- a CDS encoding MFS transporter yields the protein MTATSADAAQDSRLQRLLVVLGIVVLAFNLRPAASSVGPLLEEIRAGVPLGSTEAGILTTLPVICFAVVGGAAPRLASWIGLHRVALIGLLLLTGCLWARGHVHQGWLFLVLSFTALAGAATANVLMPSLVKLHFPARVGQVTAVYTTSMAVGLTASSALSVPIASGSGDQVDYTRGLVAWSVTAGIAVLPWIGLIRHDLHEGRRTRSLGVGAIARTRLGWAMAGAFGLQSLQAYAIFGWFAQMCRDAGYSAEASGILLGVVTGASIPLSLLIPILAGRMRDQRWLLTALIACYPVGYLGFLADPRPLGWLWALAIGCGTSTFPLVLTMIGLRARTPEGTAALSGFTQSTGYLMAAAGPFGVGALHAATGTWTPSVLLLLGLCVPLYLCGLYATGDRYVEDELAG from the coding sequence GTGACAGCCACCTCCGCCGACGCCGCCCAGGACAGCCGCCTCCAGCGCCTGCTCGTCGTCCTCGGGATCGTGGTCCTCGCGTTCAACCTGCGTCCGGCCGCGTCCAGCGTCGGCCCGCTGCTCGAGGAGATCCGGGCCGGCGTCCCACTCGGCAGCACGGAGGCCGGGATCCTCACCACGCTGCCGGTGATCTGCTTCGCCGTGGTCGGCGGGGCCGCACCGAGGCTGGCGTCCTGGATCGGGCTGCACCGGGTCGCCCTGATCGGCCTGCTGCTGCTCACCGGGTGCCTGTGGGCCCGCGGGCACGTCCACCAGGGCTGGCTGTTCCTCGTCCTCTCCTTCACCGCGCTCGCCGGCGCCGCCACCGCCAACGTCCTGATGCCGTCGCTGGTGAAGCTGCACTTCCCCGCCCGCGTCGGGCAGGTCACGGCGGTCTACACGACGTCGATGGCGGTCGGGCTCACGGCGTCGTCGGCGCTCAGCGTGCCGATCGCGTCCGGCAGCGGTGACCAGGTCGACTACACCCGTGGCCTGGTCGCGTGGTCGGTGACGGCGGGGATCGCGGTGCTGCCGTGGATCGGGCTGATCCGGCACGACCTCCACGAGGGGCGTCGTACCCGCTCGCTCGGGGTCGGCGCCATCGCCCGCACCCGGCTCGGGTGGGCGATGGCGGGCGCGTTCGGCCTGCAGTCGCTGCAGGCGTACGCGATCTTCGGCTGGTTCGCGCAGATGTGCCGCGACGCCGGCTACTCCGCGGAGGCGTCCGGGATCCTGCTCGGCGTCGTGACCGGTGCCAGCATCCCGCTCTCGCTGCTCATCCCGATCCTCGCCGGCCGGATGCGCGACCAGCGCTGGCTGCTGACCGCCCTGATCGCCTGCTACCCGGTCGGGTACCTCGGCTTCCTCGCCGACCCGCGACCCCTCGGCTGGCTGTGGGCGCTCGCGATCGGCTGCGGCACCAGCACCTTCCCGCTGGTGCTGACCATGATCGGGCTGCGTGCCCGGACTCCCGAGGGCACCGCCGCACTGTCCGGCTTCACCCAGTCCACCGGCTACCTGATGGCCGCCGCCGGCCCGTTCGGCGTCGGCGCCCTGCACGCCGCGACGGGGACCTGGACTCCGTCGGTGCTCCTGCTGCTCGGCCTGTGCGTGCCGCTCTACCTGTGCGGGCTCTACGCCACCGGTGACCGGTACGTCGAGGACGAGCTCGCCGGCTGA
- a CDS encoding superoxide dismutase yields MSVYALPDLPYDYAALEPYISGEIMELHHGKHHNAYVTGINTAVEQLAEAREQESFGSLSTLEKNLAFHLGGHVNHSVFWPNMSPDGGDKPTGELAQAIEEHFGGFDRFRAHFQANALGVQGSGWSVLTWDTLAQRPYIIQHFDHQGNVPICMVPLLMLDMWEHTYYLQYRNDKATFVQQWWNIVNWADVQRRFEAAVAQTPGLIA; encoded by the coding sequence ATGTCCGTCTATGCGCTGCCCGACCTGCCCTACGACTACGCCGCCCTGGAGCCCTACATCTCGGGCGAGATCATGGAGCTGCACCACGGCAAGCACCACAACGCCTACGTCACCGGCATCAACACCGCCGTCGAGCAGCTCGCGGAGGCACGCGAGCAGGAGTCCTTCGGCAGCCTCTCGACGCTCGAGAAGAACCTGGCGTTCCACCTCGGCGGCCACGTCAACCACTCCGTGTTCTGGCCCAACATGTCACCCGACGGCGGCGACAAGCCGACCGGCGAGCTGGCGCAGGCGATCGAGGAGCACTTCGGTGGCTTCGACAGGTTCCGCGCCCACTTCCAGGCCAACGCGCTGGGCGTCCAGGGCTCCGGCTGGTCGGTCCTCACTTGGGACACGCTGGCCCAGCGGCCCTACATCATCCAGCACTTCGACCACCAGGGGAACGTGCCGATCTGCATGGTCCCGCTGCTCATGCTCGACATGTGGGAGCACACCTACTACCTGCAGTACCGCAACGACAAGGCCACCTTCGTCCAGCAGTGGTGGAACATCGTCAACTGGGCCGACGTGCAGCGCCGCTTCGAGGCCGCGGTCGCCCAGACCCCCGGACTGATCGCCTGA
- a CDS encoding ABC transporter substrate-binding protein codes for MTVTFRRTRFLAALAALPLLITACAGAPEARERIATAAGFPVEASGCGFTATVAAPPERAVTMNQGATEVMLALDLSDRMVGTAYLDDAVPEKWQETYDAVPVLSKEYPDHETLLAAKPDFVYGSYASAFAAESAGTQDELADLGIGSFLSLFGCGENRPSADVSFDSVWDEIETVADVFGVPERAAALEREQQGQLDELAATKPGAGLDVFWYDSGDKTAFAGTGDGGPQLILDAVGATNVFADVEGGWADVSWEEVVAADPDVIVVADAGWSSAEEKIALLEKDPVLKSLRAVQAEAYVVLPFSETTPGVRLADGAVSVGTQLAELG; via the coding sequence GTGACCGTGACGTTCCGTCGTACCCGCTTCCTGGCTGCCCTCGCCGCACTCCCCCTGCTCATCACCGCCTGTGCCGGCGCCCCCGAGGCACGGGAGAGGATCGCCACCGCCGCCGGCTTCCCCGTCGAGGCGAGCGGTTGCGGCTTCACTGCCACCGTCGCCGCGCCGCCCGAGCGCGCGGTCACCATGAACCAGGGCGCCACCGAGGTGATGCTGGCGCTCGACCTGTCCGACCGGATGGTGGGGACGGCGTACCTCGACGACGCGGTGCCGGAGAAGTGGCAGGAGACGTACGACGCGGTGCCGGTGCTGTCGAAGGAGTACCCCGACCACGAGACGCTGCTCGCCGCGAAGCCCGACTTCGTCTACGGCTCCTACGCCAGCGCGTTCGCCGCCGAGTCGGCCGGGACGCAGGACGAGCTCGCGGACCTCGGGATCGGCTCCTTCCTGTCCCTGTTCGGCTGCGGCGAGAACCGGCCGAGCGCCGACGTCTCGTTCGACTCGGTCTGGGACGAGATCGAGACGGTCGCCGACGTCTTCGGCGTTCCCGAGCGGGCCGCCGCCCTCGAGAGGGAGCAGCAGGGACAGCTCGACGAGCTGGCCGCGACGAAGCCGGGCGCCGGCCTGGACGTGTTCTGGTACGACTCCGGCGACAAGACGGCGTTCGCCGGCACCGGCGACGGCGGCCCACAGCTGATCCTCGATGCCGTCGGCGCGACCAACGTCTTCGCCGACGTCGAGGGCGGCTGGGCCGACGTCAGCTGGGAGGAGGTCGTCGCGGCCGACCCCGACGTGATCGTGGTGGCCGACGCGGGCTGGTCGAGCGCCGAGGAGAAGATCGCGCTGCTCGAGAAGGACCCGGTGCTCAAGAGCCTGCGGGCCGTCCAGGCGGAGGCGTACGTCGTGCTGCCCTTCTCCGAGACCACGCCCGGCGTCCGGCTCGCCGACGGTGCGGTGTCGGTCGGCACGCAGCTCGCCGAGCTCGGCTGA